The DNA region TGGAAGTGGAAATCAAGGGATGTCAGCATCTTTACCAATTATAAAATATTGTGAAGAGAAAAATTTAACTCATGAGCAACTAATAAGAGGTTTATTCTTTTCACATTTAACAACAATACATATAAAATCAAATGTTGGAAGATTATCAGCATATTGTGGTGTTGTTTGTGCAGGTGGAGGAGTAGCTGGAGCACTAGCATTTTTAGATGGATTATCTTTAGATAGAATAGATGCAGCAATAGAAACAACATTAGCTACTTTATCAGGAATGTTATGTGATGGAGCAAAAAGTTCTTGTGCTACTAAAATAGCGAGTTCAGTAGGAATGGCATTTGATTCTTATTATTTATCTAAAAAGAAAAAAAACTTTGAATATGGTGAAGGTATTGTTGGTAAAAACGTAGAGGCAACATTAGCAAATATAAAAGTTTTAGCACATGAAGGTTTAAGAAAAACTGATGAAGTAGTTTTAGAAATAATGTTAAATAACTAATTCTAATAAATAAATTTAGGAGGAAAAATGAAAATAATAATTATCGGTGGAGTAGCTGCTGGAATGTCAGCAGCGGCAAAGGCAAGTAGATTAAATAAGGATGCAGAAATAGTAATTTATGAAAAGACAGATGTTGTATCTTGGGGAGCTTGTGGATTACCTTATTATGTAGGAGACTTTTTCCAAAGTCCAAATAATATGATAGCAAGACCTGTGGAAAAATTTATAGAAGCAGGTATGAATATAAAAATTAAACATGAAGTTATATCTATCAATGTAAACAAAAAAGAAATAACAATCAAAAATTTATTAACAGATGAAATTTTTACAGATAATTATGATAAGTTAATGGTAGCAACTGGTGCTCATGCAGTTATGCCACCAATTAAAAATTTAAATACTAATGGGGTTTACACTTTAAAAGAGTATACAGATGGTATTGTTTTAAAGGAAGAAATGTTAAAAGAAGAAAATCAAAATATAGTTATAGTAGGAGCTGGTTATATAGGTCTTGAAGTTGCAGAGGCAGCAAAACATTTAGGTAAAAAAAGTGTTAGAATTATTCAGCTTGGAGATAGAGTTCTTTTAGAAAGTTTCGATAAAGAAATAACTGATGTAATGGAAGAAGAGATTAGATCTCACGAGGATGTTGAACTTCATTTAGAAGAAATTGTTCAAGAAATTGTAGAAGAAAATGGAAAAGTTATAGCAGTAAAAACAAATAAAGGTGAGTATTTAGCAGATATAGTTGTTATCTCAACAGGAGTAAGACCAAATACAGCATTTTTAAAAGAAACAGGAATTGAAATGTTATCAAATGGCGCTTTAGTAATAGATAATCATGGAAAAACAAGTATAGATTCAATATACTCAGCAGGAGACTGTGCAACAGTTCCTCATTTAGTAAGAAATGAAAATGTGTATATACCTTTAGCAACAACTGCTAATAAAATAGGAAGAGTAGTTGGAGAAAATTTAGCTGGTGTTGAAACAGTATTCCAAGGAACTTTAGGATCAGCTGCAGTAAAAGTTATGAATGTAGAAGCTGGAAGAACAGGAATAACAGAAGCAGAAGCGATTAAAATGGGAATAGAATACAAAACAGTATTTATAAAAGACAAAAACCAAACAAATTATTATCCAGGAAGAGAAGATATATTTGTAAAATTAATATATGATGCAAAAACAAGAGTTCTTTTAGGAGGACAAATTGCAGGTAAAAAAGGTGCTGTTTTAAGAGTAGATTCTTTAGCAACAGCTATATATTCAAAATTAACAGTGGATGAAATAGGAATGATGGACTTCTGTTATGCACCACCATTTGCAAGAACATGGGATGTAATGAATGTTGCAGGAAATGTTGCAAAATAATATAAGGTTTCAATAAAAATTAAAATAAAGGGATGGGAAAAAAAACAATGAACAACGTATTTTTTGAACAATTTTTAATGGTCAGTGATTTAAAAACTGTAGCTTTTTTAGCAATTTTATTAGTTATCTTATATCTAATAAATATGTTGCCTAAGAAAAAATTTAACTTTTCAGCAAAAGTTATGATTGCCACAGTTATTGGTTTAATTCTAGGATTAGCAATTCAATTTGTAGCCGGATTTCCAGAAAATCCAATGAATTTAACATTTGTAAGAGAAACGACACTATGGTATAGCTTACTTGGTGGAGGATTTATCTCTTTAATTAGAATGTTAGTAATACCTTTAGTAATGGTATCAATCATTCATGTTATTATTAATATGAAAGAGGATGCTAATTTAGGTGATTTAGTAAAGAGAAGTTTAATAGTAACTTTAGTTATGGTTGCTATTTCAGTTGGTGTAGGATTACTATTAGGAAATATATTTGAAGTTGGAAAAGTTTCAACAGATGTAGCTCAAGCTATAACAACAGATGCAGGAAAAATTAGAGAAGTAAAGAATATAGTAGATACTTTAAAAGCTTTAATTCCTTCAAATCCAGTTACAGCAATGGTTAATTTAAACATTGTTGGATTAGTAATTTTCTCAGCAGTTGTAGGTGTGGCAGCAAAAAGAATGTCAAAAAAATATATGGATATAGTAAAGCCATTTTTTGATTTAATTAATGCTTTTCAAAAAATAATTGTATCTATGGCAATGAGTATAATTAGATGGATGCCTTTAGCAGTAGTACCATTATTAGCAAATACAATAGCACAAAAAGGTATTGGAGCAATTGCAGAAGTAGGAAAATTTATAGCGGTATTATATTTAGCAACAGCTATAATGTTCGTAATTCAAATGATAGCAGTATCTTTCTTTGGATTAAATCCATTTACATATGTAAAGAAAAGTATCTCTTTAATGATTTTAGCATTTACATCAAGATCAAGTGTGGGATGTTTACCAGTTACGATATCTACTTTAACAAATAAATTAGGTGTTAGTGAATCAACAGCAAGTTTTGTTGCGAGTTTTGGAACAACTGCAGGAATGCAAGGATGTGCAGGAATATTTCCAGCACTGACAATAGTTTTCGTAACAAATATGAGTGGTCATTCAATGGATGCAACATTAATAGTAATGTCTATAATAGTTGTATCAATAAGTTCTTTAGGAATTGCTGGAATTCCAGGAACAGCAACA from Candidatus Cetobacterium colombiensis includes:
- a CDS encoding CoA-disulfide reductase yields the protein MKIIIIGGVAAGMSAAAKASRLNKDAEIVIYEKTDVVSWGACGLPYYVGDFFQSPNNMIARPVEKFIEAGMNIKIKHEVISINVNKKEITIKNLLTDEIFTDNYDKLMVATGAHAVMPPIKNLNTNGVYTLKEYTDGIVLKEEMLKEENQNIVIVGAGYIGLEVAEAAKHLGKKSVRIIQLGDRVLLESFDKEITDVMEEEIRSHEDVELHLEEIVQEIVEENGKVIAVKTNKGEYLADIVVISTGVRPNTAFLKETGIEMLSNGALVIDNHGKTSIDSIYSAGDCATVPHLVRNENVYIPLATTANKIGRVVGENLAGVETVFQGTLGSAAVKVMNVEAGRTGITEAEAIKMGIEYKTVFIKDKNQTNYYPGREDIFVKLIYDAKTRVLLGGQIAGKKGAVLRVDSLATAIYSKLTVDEIGMMDFCYAPPFARTWDVMNVAGNVAK
- a CDS encoding cation:dicarboxylate symporter family transporter; translated protein: MNNVFFEQFLMVSDLKTVAFLAILLVILYLINMLPKKKFNFSAKVMIATVIGLILGLAIQFVAGFPENPMNLTFVRETTLWYSLLGGGFISLIRMLVIPLVMVSIIHVIINMKEDANLGDLVKRSLIVTLVMVAISVGVGLLLGNIFEVGKVSTDVAQAITTDAGKIREVKNIVDTLKALIPSNPVTAMVNLNIVGLVIFSAVVGVAAKRMSKKYMDIVKPFFDLINAFQKIIVSMAMSIIRWMPLAVVPLLANTIAQKGIGAIAEVGKFIAVLYLATAIMFVIQMIAVSFFGLNPFTYVKKSISLMILAFTSRSSVGCLPVTISTLTNKLGVSESTASFVASFGTTAGMQGCAGIFPALTIVFVTNMSGHSMDATLIVMSIIVVSISSLGIAGIPGTATMAASVALSGTGLAGMFSLINPILAIDPIIDMPRTMLNVVGSLTNALMVDKSLGNLNHEVYQDMEAGNEVNASEVE